In Zingiber officinale cultivar Zhangliang chromosome 1A, Zo_v1.1, whole genome shotgun sequence, a genomic segment contains:
- the LOC122001022 gene encoding uncharacterized protein LOC122001022 — translation MDQQSCESDGSMFSSSSDLTDDALSTEGPLFELSATLMAVLPIKRGLSKYFQGKSQSFASLSRATCIEDLAKKEAPAWNNKKGMKAWKISGGGFTPGPCSRTITKKSSRGSCASSAARRGRH, via the exons ATGGATCAGCAAAGCTGTGAATCTGATGGCTCCATGTTCTCTTCCTCTTCCGATCTCACAGACGATGCGCTTTCAACGGAAGGGCCTCTGTTCGAGTTGTCAGCTACTCTCATGGCTGTGCTCCCTATCAA AAGAGGGCTGTCGAAGTACTTCCAGGGGAAGTCCCAATCTTTCGCATCTCTATCTCGAGCCACGTGCATAGAGGATCTGGCAAAGAAAGAGGCTCCGGCTTGGAATAACAAGAAGGGTATGAAAGCATGGAAGATCAGTGGAGGTGGCTTCACGCCTGGTCCCTGCAGCAGGACTATAACAAAGAAGTCTTCGAGGGGCTCTTGTGCCTCTTCGGCGGCAAGGAGAGGCAGGCATTAG